Proteins found in one Afipia sp. P52-10 genomic segment:
- a CDS encoding histone deacetylase family protein: MTTLLVTHPSCLDHETPPGHPERADRLRAIDKVLGTERFAPLQRVLAPEATFDMVALCHSEHEIGEIRHRAPKEGYAYIDADTSMSPGSMEAILRSAGGAVAAADAVMSGAVQNAFVATRPPGHHAEFGKPMGFCFFNNAAIATRHAQRKYGIGRAAIVDFDVHHGNGTQDIFWADKSVMYCSTHQMPLFPGTGAAGERGEHDTIVNAPLHAGDGGVRFRDAFEQLILPRLRAFAPEFVVISAGFDAHYRDPLANLALEGADYRWVTQHLMDIADANAQGRVVSVLEGGYDLQGLTESVDAHVTTLMQG, from the coding sequence ATGACAACGCTTCTCGTCACCCATCCGTCCTGCCTCGATCACGAGACGCCTCCGGGCCATCCGGAGCGTGCCGACCGTCTGCGCGCCATCGACAAGGTGCTCGGAACCGAACGGTTCGCGCCGTTGCAACGCGTGCTTGCGCCAGAGGCGACGTTCGACATGGTCGCGCTTTGTCATTCGGAACATGAGATCGGCGAGATCCGCCATCGCGCGCCGAAGGAGGGCTATGCCTACATCGATGCCGACACGTCGATGTCGCCCGGCAGCATGGAGGCGATCCTGCGCTCGGCCGGCGGCGCGGTCGCAGCCGCCGACGCAGTGATGAGCGGCGCCGTACAGAACGCTTTTGTCGCAACACGGCCACCCGGCCACCATGCCGAATTCGGCAAGCCGATGGGATTCTGCTTCTTCAACAACGCGGCGATCGCCACCCGTCATGCGCAGCGCAAATATGGGATCGGCCGTGCAGCGATCGTCGATTTCGACGTGCATCACGGCAATGGCACCCAGGACATCTTCTGGGCCGACAAGAGCGTGATGTACTGCTCAACTCACCAGATGCCGCTATTTCCCGGTACCGGTGCGGCCGGCGAACGCGGCGAGCACGACACCATCGTCAACGCGCCCCTGCATGCAGGCGATGGTGGCGTCCGGTTCCGCGACGCCTTCGAACAACTGATCCTGCCGCGGTTGCGTGCGTTCGCGCCCGAGTTCGTGGTGATCTCCGCCGGCTTCGATGCGCACTACCGGGATCCGCTCGCCAATCTCGCGCTCGAAGGCGCCGATTACCGCTGGGTGACACAACACTTGATGGACATCGCCGACGCCAACGCGCAGGGACGGGTCGTCTCCGTGCTCGAAGGCGGTTATGATCTGCAAGGTTTGACTGAGTCTGTGGACGCCCATGTGACGACGCTCATGCAGGGCTAG
- a CDS encoding bifunctional UDP-sugar hydrolase/5'-nucleotidase, with protein sequence MRLRYWIAPIAAVALLAAVWLVARSGLSNLVFRGTPVELTILALNDFHGNLQPPAGGIRVADPADKTKKIAIAAGGAEHLATLVKERRQAHKNSVFVAAGDLIGASPLLSALFHDEPTIESLSLMGLDVASVGNHEFDEGRDELLRMQNGGCHPTDGCRGPHPFLGAKFRYLAASTIEKATGEPLLPAYAVREFDGIPVAFIGLTLKATPLVVNPSGVATLEFRDEAETVNALVPTLKARGIEAIVVLIHEGGFPTGDYNECPGISGPIVNIVSKFDKAVDIVVSGHTHQAYVCNIDGRLVTSADKYGTILTEIDVKLDPRTRDVISAQAGNTIVRTDTYAKDAAQSALIAAYEERATPIASRPAGRITDSLLRDPNRAGESVLGDIVADAQLAATKAADKGGAVIAITNPGGIRNSVIKNGDGTVTYADVFASQPFRNQLVTMTLTGAQLKQALEQQWTAPSFVRILQISHGLSVSYDASRPIGERIQAITLNGTPIDPQARYRVTVNDFLASGGDGFSTFKEGTERRTGIYDVDALDAYFKANSPLSPHQPERIQRLNP encoded by the coding sequence ATGCGTTTGCGCTATTGGATTGCGCCGATCGCAGCGGTCGCCTTGCTTGCTGCGGTCTGGCTGGTGGCCAGATCCGGACTGTCGAATCTTGTTTTCCGCGGCACACCGGTCGAGCTGACGATCCTGGCGCTGAACGATTTCCATGGCAACCTGCAGCCGCCGGCGGGCGGCATCCGGGTTGCCGACCCCGCCGACAAGACCAAGAAGATCGCGATCGCCGCCGGCGGCGCGGAACACCTTGCGACGCTCGTGAAGGAGCGGCGGCAGGCTCACAAGAACAGCGTCTTCGTCGCTGCCGGCGATCTCATCGGTGCAAGCCCGTTGCTGTCCGCCCTCTTCCACGACGAGCCCACTATCGAATCGCTGTCATTGATGGGGCTCGACGTCGCCTCCGTCGGCAACCACGAGTTCGACGAAGGCCGCGACGAACTTCTGCGCATGCAGAACGGCGGCTGCCATCCGACCGACGGCTGCCGCGGGCCGCATCCGTTCCTCGGCGCGAAGTTTCGCTATCTCGCCGCCAGCACGATCGAAAAGGCCACCGGCGAGCCGCTCTTGCCGGCCTATGCGGTGCGCGAGTTCGACGGCATTCCCGTGGCCTTCATCGGCCTGACGCTGAAGGCGACGCCGCTGGTGGTGAATCCCTCCGGCGTCGCGACGCTCGAATTCCGCGACGAAGCGGAAACGGTCAACGCGCTGGTCCCGACGCTGAAGGCTCGCGGCATCGAAGCCATCGTGGTCCTCATCCATGAAGGCGGCTTTCCGACCGGCGACTACAACGAGTGCCCCGGCATTTCCGGCCCGATCGTCAACATCGTCAGCAAGTTCGACAAGGCCGTCGACATCGTGGTCTCGGGCCACACCCATCAGGCCTATGTCTGCAACATCGATGGTCGTCTCGTCACCAGCGCTGACAAATACGGCACCATCCTCACCGAGATCGATGTCAAACTCGATCCCAGAACCCGCGATGTCATCAGCGCTCAGGCCGGCAACACCATCGTCCGCACCGATACTTACGCAAAAGACGCCGCGCAAAGCGCCTTGATCGCGGCGTATGAGGAACGTGCGACGCCGATCGCGAGCAGGCCCGCCGGCCGGATCACGGATTCGCTGCTGCGCGATCCGAACCGCGCCGGTGAAAGCGTGCTCGGCGACATCGTGGCTGACGCGCAACTCGCCGCCACCAAGGCCGCCGACAAGGGCGGCGCAGTGATCGCGATCACCAATCCGGGCGGCATCCGCAACAGCGTCATCAAAAACGGCGACGGCACGGTGACATACGCGGACGTGTTCGCGAGCCAACCGTTTCGCAATCAGCTCGTCACCATGACGTTGACCGGCGCGCAGCTCAAGCAAGCGCTGGAGCAGCAGTGGACGGCCCCGTCCTTCGTGCGCATTCTGCAGATCTCGCACGGCCTCAGCGTCAGCTACGACGCCAGCCGGCCGATTGGCGAGCGCATTCAAGCGATCACGCTGAACGGCACGCCGATCGATCCGCAAGCGCGCTACCGCGTCACCGTCAACGACTTCCTGGCGTCCGGCGGCGACGGTTTCAGCACCTTCAAGGAGGGCACCGAGCGGCGCACCGGGATCTACGACGTGGATGCGCTGGACGCCTATTTCAAAGCCAACAGCCCGCTCTCGCCGCATCAACCGGAGCGAATCCAGCGGCTGAACCCGTAG
- a CDS encoding crotonase/enoyl-CoA hydratase family protein — MSDILVRDDAAIRVITMNRPDKKNALTQEMYHTVAKTLDATADDKAIRCIVIAGVPGAFTAGNDLADFMAAGSSNEKRAFGTSGGSTLLHALLRNPKPLVAAVDGVAIGIGTTMMFHCDYVVATKASTFATPFVGLGLVPEGASSLLMPRAMGHQRAFELLVMGRRIDGEAAHQAGFVNQVAAPGQAEAEALKVAAEIAKLPPEAVAISKRLMRLPPEQVAERFALEGKHFGEQMRSPEALAAFKGFLERKRA; from the coding sequence ATGTCCGACATCCTCGTCCGCGACGACGCCGCGATCCGCGTCATCACCATGAATCGTCCGGATAAGAAGAATGCGCTGACGCAGGAGATGTATCACACCGTCGCCAAGACACTCGATGCGACCGCCGACGACAAGGCGATCCGCTGCATCGTCATCGCCGGCGTGCCTGGCGCATTCACGGCGGGCAACGATCTCGCCGACTTCATGGCGGCAGGCTCCTCGAACGAAAAGCGCGCGTTCGGCACTTCCGGCGGCTCGACGTTGCTGCATGCGCTGTTGCGCAACCCGAAGCCGCTGGTTGCAGCCGTCGACGGCGTGGCCATTGGCATCGGCACGACGATGATGTTTCACTGCGACTACGTGGTCGCCACCAAAGCCTCCACGTTCGCGACACCGTTTGTCGGCCTCGGTCTCGTGCCCGAGGGAGCCTCGAGCCTGCTGATGCCGCGGGCGATGGGACACCAGCGCGCGTTCGAACTGCTGGTGATGGGCCGCAGGATCGATGGCGAAGCCGCACACCAGGCCGGCTTCGTCAATCAGGTCGCGGCGCCCGGACAGGCCGAGGCCGAAGCGCTGAAGGTCGCCGCCGAGATCGCTAAACTGCCGCCGGAAGCCGTAGCCATTTCCAAACGGCTGATGCGTCTGCCGCCCGAACAGGTGGCCGAGCGGTTTGCGCTCGAAGGCAAACACTTCGGCGAACAGATGCGCTCTCCCGAAGCCCTAGCCGCATTCAAGGGCTTCCTGGAGCGGAAGCGGGCCTAA
- a CDS encoding exodeoxyribonuclease VII small subunit: MADNAHADVKRLSFERAIEELETIVTRLEGGKVPLEESVTIYERGEALKRRCEELLRLAEARVDKITTDQAGQPVGTEPLDVQ, encoded by the coding sequence ATGGCCGACAATGCCCATGCGGACGTAAAACGGCTGAGCTTCGAGCGGGCGATCGAAGAACTTGAGACGATCGTGACGCGCCTCGAAGGCGGCAAGGTTCCGCTCGAAGAGTCGGTGACCATCTATGAGCGCGGGGAAGCCCTGAAGCGGCGCTGCGAGGAACTGCTGCGGCTTGCCGAAGCCCGCGTCGACAAGATCACGACCGATCAGGCCGGCCAGCCCGTGGGAACCGAACCGCTGGACGTGCAATAA